The Pseudoliparis swirei isolate HS2019 ecotype Mariana Trench chromosome 16, NWPU_hadal_v1, whole genome shotgun sequence genome includes a window with the following:
- the apodb gene encoding apolipoprotein Db, producing MASSSSSSLLFLLLLPLVAAQTYHWGSCPTPMLQPNFTLQQYMGHWYEIEKLPASFEKGKCIEADYAVRPDGTIQVLNKLLYKGKVTTAEGTAVVIDPREPARLGVSFSHFSPYVPYLVLSTDYSGLSAVYSCTNVLNIFYIDYAWILSRSRFPPPESVASAKQLLSGEGVEVCGMKPTDQMGCPDV from the exons atggcctcctcttcctcctcgtccctcctcttcctcctgctgctccctctAGTGGCAGCACAGACCTACCACTGGGGTAGCTGTCCCACCCCCATGCTGCAGCCCAACTTCACCCTCCAACAG TACATGGGCCACTGGTACGAGATCGAGAAGCTGCCGGCGTCCTTCGAGAAGGGGAAGTGCATCGAGGCCGACTACGCCGTGAGGCCGGACGGCACCATCCAGGTCCTGAACAAGCTGCTCTA TAAAGGCAAGGTGACGACGGCCGAAGGAACCGCGGTGGTTATAGACCCGAGAGAACCGGCCCGGCTGGGAGTCAGCTTCTCGCACT TCTCGCCCTACGTCCCGTACCTGGTGCTGAGCACCGACTACAGCGGCCTGTCCGCCGTGTACTCCTGCACCAACGTCCTCAACATCTTCTACATCGACTACGCCTGGATCCTCAGCCGCTCCCGCTTCCCGCCGCCGGAGAGCGTGGCGAGCGCCAAGCAGCTGCTGAGCGGCGAGGGCGTCGAGGTGTGCGGGATGAAGCCCACGGACCAGATGGGCTGCCCCGATGTCTAG
- the otos gene encoding otospiralin: protein MKMLVCSSVLLFLFAFSLCEARVIPEGVPYDEAPAVPYWPYSTSDFWNYVEYFRSIGAYNHINEMARTFFAHQHLGDTLGYETNEGHEH, encoded by the exons ATGAAGATGTTGGTCTGCTCCAgtgttctcctcttcctcttcgcctTTTCACTCTGCG AGGCCAGAGTCATTCCAGAAGGAG TTCCTTACGACGAAGCTCCAGCCGTTCCCTACTGGCCGTACTCCACCTCCGACTTCTGGAACTACGTAGAATACTTCAGATCCATCGGCGCCTACAACCACATCAACGAGATGGCGCGGACCTTCTTCGCCCACCAGCACCTCGGGGACACCCTGGGGTACGAGACCAACGAGGGGCACGAGCACTGA